DNA from Danaus plexippus chromosome 6, MEX_DaPlex, whole genome shotgun sequence:
TATGATATTTATGATACTCGTGGAattgaaagttatattaatacttgTTATAATGTTGTTGTTATTATGAATATCTACCATAAAATACTGTCTGCCGCCATATAAATGAGACCGTTTTAATTTTAGGACGTCTGCGCTTACCAGGCTGTCGGCATTCCTATCGTGAGAATATTCACAATAAACTACAAGGGTGAACTCAAACACGAGTTGACTCAGACATTCCAATCGACGTGAGTACTCCCCACGTATCACATTAGTACTACACGAGCGTGCGTCACACCCTGTCACTAACTGGTCATCTGtatgcatatattatatttaatgagcacatacaatttttatttcagttaccACGTGCAAAGTGACATGGTCGATGATTTCTTCCCGCCACTGAAacgtgataaaattattagctaGCATATTATAGGCgtttatacatgtatatttaaatttatggaaTTACTCGAGACACAGACGGGTAAGCCGTGCGGCATGAATTTAGgcttatcattaaaaaattgaaCTGTCATTTCGCAATACATGCATACTCTAatctttaacttaaaataactttcaaataacaGGATATCATCGCCATGTCATATTTactgttttaatgttatattttttatatataataccttGACAGTGTGTGGTAACTAAGATGATCACGTCCTAACAAAATttgaattgtataaataaatctataatacattaaaattacagcTGAATTAATATGTACCAGAAAACACACTAAAACGGAACTTAATTTTATGGGAAAATGTCTTAAGGCAAACTCGtttaactgtaattaatatttttcggattttactacgcgtattttgttatttaaaaaaaaactacacactcccggcgtttcggttacttagcAGCAACCGTgttcacggacagacgagacgAGTCAGCTCAGATAAAGATGAGATgagggagtatgtagttttttttttaataataaaatacgtgttgtataattcgaaaaatattagtttcatttaaatatacactcgcgaaagtcttagatctcatcattTAACTGTGGTGTTGGTGCCATTTTGTTGTTGGGTGTtgtgtgtaaaataaatataatttgtaaattttataataaaagcatttataatcttagctataattaattattacccTCAGGTACTCCCACATGTCTGTGCTAGTGGACCAGGTGTTCCCGCCCGCGCTTTGTGAACCCAGCGATGAATTCTCTCAGAGCGTCTTCTGGCGCGAACCGCTGCCCACTGTTGAACTTCCCGCCGCCGTGCTACCACCGACAAAACATTAGTTCGCCAATCTTATGCCGCTATAAAAATAGCCCACCAAAATCAACCAATAGCATACCGCCTTTGAAATCTTATTTACCAATCGTGTCCCGTCACTTGAATGACTGTATGGTTTTAGTGTAATGgcggtaaatattttaaaggacctaataatttacagatatttaGTATAATGCTTAACTCAATTTGTCTCGTTTATCCTGTAATGTAATGCTAACGTGTAGtttgaatttatatcaataagtcTCACTATCGCCATATGCAATAcaccattattttttttgtagaaaagattatttgataaatttcaaaatctaaGCTCATTTTAGATAAGCAATTgcatttgttttttctttatattatggtGTAGTGTCTTATacgtaaagttttaaaaattaagtagttGGGTGTGCGAAATGTGtgtaatgagaaaaaaaaaaacaatcaatttgaATACAGCTTTTGTAATACTCAAGGCTTTGACTATAACACTTTTAACTTACATGTAcctttcaataatattagtatcatAAAACcaaccaaaaaatatgtataggtAGTCAGTCCGAAGTGGAATCTCAGTATGGAATTCCTTCAAGTAGTGTACCAATGACAGGAAAACCACTAgcgtaaaaattattttatttgctgtCAGACACTACATTTCGTTGTGCTTGTTTTTTAAAGCGTATGCTAGGATTCAGCTCAAAACAAATCACATGTAATGATGTATtatgtactttaaattttgcttCCCATGTGTATGTTAGTTACCGTCATAGTGGAAcgttaatttgattttagttaaaatctgttctatttgttaatatttcattgtttcagCAAATATAATGTGACAAATCCTTTTTAATGCTGTGATATTTGGTGATCTCAGCTTCAGATTTTTCAccaccatttttttttttacattttcacaaggtaatatactaaaattttcaatttgtcaagtcatattttttgtaacatgtATTGGGAAATACGtgaatttgaatttggaatggtaataaatattagtagGTGCAGTGATGAGTTGTGTTTTTCAGTTTCAATTAACTTAGGAATTGTTGAGAGTAAATCTGTGATGTGTGGAAAAGCGATGCTTTACTTTTGTACTGTGATTATcggtttattattatgtaagttactttgtgttaaaaatacacatttacaTTATTGCATATATTTTGTCTGGGAAAGGCTTGGCCTTTGTGAAAcgatagtttatttttgtataaatttaatttaattataatgttattggtctagaatatttttttttttatttaagacatagaattaaatttacaaaacgtTTTCTGATTTATCTTACTTGATTTGGTATGTaactatgtttattaaaaaataatttatttccactgtgattattaaatatattgctaaATGTGATTAAGTGTTTTCATATTGAACCCTAAACCTTTTATTTCTCACTATAGGTATGTGATGACAGGTACATGCACTGATATTTGGCGTAGAGTTTGTAGGGTTTGGTGGAATTCAATATTcagaaattcaaaatatttaaacacacgTCATAACCACTGGGCTCATAGCTAAAATTCTCTACTAATCTTTGATAAACTCATTAATAAGGTGATTCCATTTTATTCATCTGCATGCATGAAAGTAATCTGAATATAGCAAAAACATGTAACAATATGTAAACAGTATGTCAGCCAAAAAATTGCtcctttaaattaacttaaaagctTGCGAAAAGCAGCTCACTTCAAGACCTAACATTATATGTGTAAAtcctaataaacatttttagcacacattaaaatatatgcatacaGCATGAGATGACATGACGAAATTGTATGGCGAATGAGCACTGGATAGAATTGCTACAGGTCACACTAGCTCGAAGGCGGTGGTagttgcaaaaatatatattaaataataatttttctgtttacttttaattgtaCTAAATCACAAATCAAATGGAActataaatatctttgaacattaatattaagtgaGGTGGGAGTTGAAGTTAGTCAGTAAGAATTTAACAATGTAagtttaactattttatggGTGGGAATGCGGTATATAGGGAGTTGTTTCTACCTGATACctctattacataaaaatgtgatgaaaatcattaaataatccCATTCCATTAATAAcgagattaattataatatattagtatggTTCTAaagatatatgaatgaaataaaaaattcgtttTCTTAGACTTTATAATACAGTTAgccataatatattatgtctcTTCATCATCCATAGGCTCGTCTTCTTGGTCCTTGTTACTTTCATTATCACTACCTTCTTCATCACTTGGCACTTCAATATCCTTGTGGAAACCTTTTCCTTTTGTCCAATGgcattttataactattttaaattgtgcCATTTGTATTCCAAGCAGTTTTAATATACTTGCTTGCTCTGGTGTGAGAGCTGAACCTTTTTTACACACctaatataacacaaaatatattattcaaatacaatgataattttttaggaaaacatttgttatcgtttatatgtatagtaattattttacctGATACTCCTTTATAAGGTTAATAACACCTCTTTCTAGTGATGTAGGAAGACCCAGACGTCTCAGATGTGGTTCTATAGTGTGGGAGAAGTCTGGGAGCGGACCCTGTGGTAATATGACATCTTTTGTTGCAATAAAACCTGATCTTGCAAATTCTGTTGCTTCTAAATTCTTAAACCATTCTAACACATCAGGAACATCTCTATTTGTCATAAGCAACCCACACTGACCTTTCAGCCTCTTAGAAATCTGAAACAGGAAACTGTTTATTTTGTGAACTCGCATACAttatgaatacatatatattatttttcattaaatattatatgctaGATTagtgtaaaatgtttttttatattacaatattttgccATTGAAAATTGGATCaatttactgtttttattttgtttaaaggaATGTAAATGAATAGGTGACTGAAATTCCATATATTAAACTTCATATGACTAAAGCATTTAATACATATCATAAGGGATCCTGAGTTGACCATCTAGAGGCcagtcatatatttataaagtgcCTGATCAAGACAATTTATTACACCATCTGAtctgtttgttatttatgaaaattactaaattttcataaaaactgacataaaaaaacagttcCATATAAAAGATGAgtatatactattaaataacaatattcagTAATTCTATATCACGCTGATAAAATTAAGGTCtcttaaaaaaacatcttttagATATGTCATTGAAAAGATTTGTAAaggaataaagttatatattcaaaattgtttctattgactttaaaagaaaaacaccCATTCAAGGATACaagaatgtatatttttgtagattGACAATTCACTGGCATTTAGTATCAATcccaaagaaatataaactgTAGAGTAGTTTTAGGAACAGTTGAGCAGATTGTATGAATgaatgtttgattttttaataatttacctgGTTGAGCTGATCTTCCACTTCATCCGTTTTCTGTCTACCAAGAGCCACAGCCATCACTTTATTTTTACCAAAGAAGAATCTGGAGTCCTTCCATTCATTGCGCAagtcttttaattttgtatttctcATGTTATCAACcgtaaataagaaaatgtgTTCATATTTTGATAGGGAATTTCTGATTTCATCAATCGTTTTTTGCTTAAGCAGAAggccttttttatttgttttagtaagggaaactaaaacaaagaacagtttataacaattttgttgaaacaaatttt
Protein-coding regions in this window:
- the LOC116779158 gene encoding mRNA turnover protein 4 homolog, encoding MPKSKRDKKVSLTKTNKKGLLLKQKTIDEIRNSLSKYEHIFLFTVDNMRNTKLKDLRNEWKDSRFFFGKNKVMAVALGRQKTDEVEDQLNQISKRLKGQCGLLMTNRDVPDVLEWFKNLEATEFARSGFIATKDVILPQGPLPDFSHTIEPHLRRLGLPTSLERGVINLIKEYQVCKKGSALTPEQASILKLLGIQMAQFKIVIKCHWTKGKGFHKDIEVPSDEEGSDNESNKDQEDEPMDDEET